The DNA sequence GCCTCGAGCAGATCCGACTCGGAGTCTTCAGTTGTCAGCGACCTCAAGGACTGGGAGACGAACCCAAACTTTAAGATCGAATCCTTTTCCGACCTACCCCACGCCAACTTTGGCGTCAACCAACACATACCGTTCGACGCCGAGTTCAAGGAAGTCTTGAAGGCTATCCCTTGGGCGTTCCGGGCGCCGATCCGTTATGCATTTGCTTATGGATCCGGAGTGTTTCCACAGTCGAAATCCAACGGCAAAACGGCAACCCCCGAAGAAGTAAAGGCTATacatccaaaatgcccacCAGCGGTAGCAAGACATCAAGATGGCACACCGAAAATGATTGACTTTATCTTTGGCGTGTCCCACACGCAACACTGGCACTCTCTCAATATGAAACAACACCGCGATCATTACTCGGGCCTTGCCACGCTCGGGTCGGGGGCCGTATCTTATGTGCAGGACAGAATGGGTGCTGGTGTCTACTTTAACCCATATGTTGTTGTCAACGGGATTTTGATCAAGTACGGAGTGGTGCTGCTAAAGACACTGGAGGAAGACCTGACCAACTGGGACACACTGTATCTGGCCGGTCGGTTGCACAAGCCAGTGAAGATTCTGCGCGATGACCCCAAGATTCGTCTCGCCAACCAGATCAACCTGCTTTCTGCTTTGAGGACggccctgctgctgttgccgccAAAGTTCACCGAAGAAGAGCTCTATGCCACCATTGCCGGCATCAGCTACCTCGGCGACCCACGAATGGCCCTGCCAACGGAGAACCCAAGCAAGGTCAAGAACATTGTTGGCAACAACATGACCAACTTTAGACGGCTGTATCTCCCACTTATCGAGACGCTTCCCAACGTCGAGTTCAACGACCCGGGAACCAGCGCCAAGGACTGGGTGTGGGAGGCTagcaacctcaacctcgttCAGGATATGGACCCTGTCAAACGCGGCAACATGGTGCGCCGGCTGCCAAAGTCATTCCGTTCACGTCTCTACTTTCAGTACCAGAGGAAATTCGCCATACCGCAGCTAGAGTTCaacaagatgatggaggaaagTAAGAATGAGGACTCGATCTCGTTCAAGCGTCGCGAGGGCGGCGGGTTTGAGAGGCGTATTGTGCAGGACGATCCCACCGAACTGCGCAGCTATATTCGGGAGGTGATTAAGCAGACTATCAGCTGGCCGGCCACGACACAATCCTTGAAGGGACCCCTCACCAGCGGCTGGACGAGGACGTGGCGGTATCtgatggagaagatggccaaGTACCGCGAGGgaaaggccaaggaggctgaggaaaaggaggagagcgaggagaagaaggcttgaTGTACGTTTATGATGACAATAATGAGCGTTGTTTTTGGGCTACATTGGCTGGAAGCGGTGGTTCGGGTTCTGTTGTGTCATGATACACGGGCCTCGTGTTTTTCTTTTAGTGTACATATCACCATGCATGACTGTAGAGTAGAGGTTGGCGTTTTGTTACTATGAGCGATTGAGAGGGATGGGTCACGAATAGAATGAATATACTTGGCATCTTGTTTACTATTCTAGGCATACGTGTCTGTGGCTTTGATGAGGGGATGTGGCTATAATGCCGCGCGTGCTAAACAATGGGAATTTGGCCGGGCAATTGTTGAGCATATTTTGTGGCACGGTTAACACGGGAAGTAAGGCTAAAGGTTTTGGTGTggcggtggttggtgggtggcGAGTGGTTGGAGCGAGGTCAGCGGGTGATGGTCGGGTGTGTTCTGGGCAGAACGAACTATGACGTAGGTTTGCCTGACTTACACGCAAAGCTACCGTTTGTGTCGATCGATCAAGCCGGATTGAGACGTCATTGAGGGATGGTTGGGACCGTGGGGGGGAATATAagggtctttttttttggtgcgGTTTTGAATTTGTTCTTAGCGACAGACTTTTTGAATCAAGCATCACCTTGTTACGTACAGAACTATCACGAGTCGAGCAAGTTTGTTACCTACCACAAGCAACAACACAGTTTGATTACATACCTacaacatacctacctactaccCAACAAGAGAGACCACGACCAGCTGCAAGATGGAGAAATCACCGGCCTACAACtacaactacaacaacaacaacaacaacaacggggGCATGGGAATGGACACGGGCATCACTGgcggcgcctcctcctcctctgccaaCCCTATGCAACAACCTGCGTACAccgacaacaccaaaccccaCACCAACGACTACTACGCCGCCCCTCCTGCCTCGTCTTCCGCAGGCGTAGGCGCAggagcaacaccaacaacccaccccGTGGGTATGGACCACACAAACCGCGACTCGATGGCATCCACCGCCGTACCCCCAGCTACCACCAGGACGAGTTCATCAAGTTTCACAGGAAGTgacgtcatcctcctcatcatggccatcttcctccccccggTGGCGGTCTTCTTGAAGAGGGGATGTGACGCGCATTTTTTTATCAACATCCTGCTCACGATCTTGGCGTGGTTGCCGGGCATGATTCATGCTTTTTATGTTGTGGTAAGGTACCCTGGTGATTTGGGGGAtcggagggcgaggaagggggaggggaagaggggtaTTTGAGAGTGAAGGATTTGGAATGGGGCAATGAATGGGACAATGGTAGAGCttagggggaaggagggacTTGGGGGATagaaagggagggaggaaatATGATACCAATTTGAGTAGCTGTTTTGATTTTTGTTATTGCGTCTTCAGGTGTGTAATGGAGTGTTGAATTCGGCAACCGTGAACTCGAGAATGGCACCCGCAGGCAGTTGACCACTTCCTCACGCTGAACTTGCACAAACTGCCCAGCCCGTATCATTCCGCACCTTCTttcccaaaacaaaacctTCCGTAAACGCCACTGCGAAATTACAATCTTCCGGAGCATTCCCTGCGGCATTTTGGCAAATGGTCTTTGAATACTGCAATAGAAACACAACGTGTGGAGTCTTTGTTTCCTTATATTGTTCCCTGCCAGAAACCAAACCAatgctcatcatcatgtctATAGCTATTTAATTCAGTCATGCAATGCATACAAACTCCACCAGGCAAACGCTTCAACATGCACCTCGACAAAACCACAGCCATATATCTCACGCTCCATGATTATCTACTGGAACCAAAAACTCACATGCAAGAATATGTTCCCCACAACCACTAGCCCCAAAACCCTTCAAGAAAACCCATTCAAAACCGTCGTATGAATAATAGCCTCCACATACATCCTGTTCCTCACCGTACACCCCGCCccagccttgaccttgaacaTCCCATGCGGCCCCATCACAAACTCAGgctcctccccaatcttgACCCTCAACTTTCCCGAAGCAAGCGACACCAGCCTGATCTggttctcctccccctcgatcTTGAACGTCTGACCGCTCCTGATAACATCCACCCGGAAAGCCACATCCTCGCACACCTCCACAGCATGCGTGCTCGAAAGAAAAGACTTGGAAAAGGCAATGCTCTCGGATTTGGGGTCCATCTCCCTGATCCGCCCCGGCGCAACCTCCCAGTCTTCCATTTCCAAAACTTGCTCCGCGATGACGAAGCCCGTGGTTTGGACACCGTTGGATGATGGTATACCTTCCAAAATGCGGCTTTTGGGTTGCCGCCGCTGGTGTTTTacgatgggtggtggtggggctggTTCTTCTGCGATAGACTCGTCAGGttctgctggagctggaggcggcgcCTGTGGGTAGAAATGTCCCGACTCAGAAGTCCGCGTCCTCAGCTTGTACCGAGTGGAAACACCCTCAtgttcttcctcaaccccctccacggCAGCGTTGCGTGCAATATCCGCTGGCTGTTCAGCTTGCGAGACTTGAGGGGCCTGTGGAACAACCTGCTGAGCCTGGGCTGTAGCCTGCGCAGCTTGTGGAGACTTTGGACGCGGTGGCACGGGCCTTTGATGCACATCTGGCCATCTCAGTGTGTGCATACgatattgttgttgttgtcgttccTTCCTCATAACCCCGGGCGTCTTAACCCTCGGGAGCCAAACATTCATATGAACCCGGTTGGTTCCCGGTATTCTTCTAAGTGACCTTCCTGCCATCACATTGGCCATTGGTTCCGCCGGGCTCTGCTGTTCCGCTGCCCTCTGCTGCTCCGCCGCCATCCGACTGGCGTTCTCTTCTGTCACCGCCCCCTGACTAGTTTTCTCTTCCGCCTCCATATGATCCCAGATGCTTTTTGGCGGCCAACTCCGATTAGCCAGTGCTTCATCGCCCACGGGCAcatcggcagcagcagtagcaggCAACATATGATGCCGCAAGACCCACCAGTTCGCCGCCCACTCAACCGACCCATCGGGTCGCGTTTTGGCGACAACAATCGAGGGGCGCGGGTGAAGGATCTTGCCGCTTGGGCCAATGTTGCCTCGCTTGGGGGCATATACACCAACGAGATCAAAGCTCCCATCTCCGTTGTCTTTAAGATAACTTGCATAATGGGAGCGCTAGGAAAGACATCAGAAAGGTTCGCAGACAAGGACTTCTCCAGCCAGGAGACGTACCGAGAAATGAAAACCCAGATCCTTCACCTTTATACACTTTGTCTCGCAGCTTCTGATTGGACACGGGAACGGTCTCGGTCCCGAACGCTCAGTATATCCAGCAGGAATCATGACTCCGCATAGCGATCTAGGGTCTCCGTTGTCATCTGCGACTCGTGAGTTTGTTTTGTCTCCAACACATTCATCAAATGCACACGTACCATCCCATTCCGTGTACCTTCTTCCCGGTGAAGCAAACTCGAAGCCGTCAGAAGATGAAACGGTCGGGGAAGTCTGGGTGGTGTTTGCAGTTAGCGAACCGATAGCTTGCTCAGACACATTCGACGTGCTGATGTCTGCATCGTCCCATCCTGGATCCTGGTAGTCCTGTTGGGCCCCTTGCCCGCTGCGAAGTATCCTGCCtgccctctcccttccccgGTCCTTCAGAGTGCAATACGTCTGGTTAGGATGGTAAAAGCAGTTCGCACAGCCTGATCACCTTGCTAACAATATCATCAGGAGCTCGAGGTGAAATCATGACGCATGACTGAAATAGGCCGTTGCCACTTGCGCCTCGGCCACACGACTTGGGGGCAGGCTCTTCTGTCACTTGCAGGATTAAGGCAGTGATGTCTCGCGGGTTGGTATCAGAGAAGGGGTTGGTCCTGATCCGCATGTGGTTCCAGTCGAAATCTGGTagttgaggaagagaaagcaaGGTCCTGACATGCCCCTTGCTAGGAGGCTCCCGGCCTTTGAAGTGCCTAAGGTAAAGGCTGGAGGGCTTTCCAGAGGGCTTTGGGGTCGCCGGGGGGTAGGAGAATTAAAATGAGCTGCTGAGCTTACTTTGGCAAGACTGGTCATAGGACTCTGGGCACCACTATATTCGCTTCCAGCTCCCGATGGGGGCTGGCTGTTGTCGACATCGTATCGTCCATGTCCTTGTTCCGGTAGCGAGGGAGCGACCATGAGAGGTTCAGACGGGTCCAGAGGTCCTACCGAGACCACAATGCCCGGTTTCGGTTTGGCACCCGAAGCTTGACCCTTACCATCCCGGAGTTTGGCATAATGTCCTCGTACCGAGAGAGTTCCGTCCATATTGTCGTGCAACAGGGAACCTCGATGTTGACGCTGTGGCAGAGTGTGAGCAATCATGGGTGAAAAAAATACAATTGAAGGCAAGGCATACGACGAAATGTGCACCTAGCTGCTTTATGGCAGGAAAAAGCTTCCGACACGATCGAACAGGGCAGATCCTAAAACATTAGTACATACGACTTCAGAAGTAGAAATTCCGAAACCTACCAGGGAAAGCCAGGACGAGCCGAGGACCACTCATATCCATCTGGTATAGTGGTACCGTACATAGACTCATTATTCCAACGCAAATAGGGTCGTCCGGATGGAGTGAGGTTTAGGGCGTGCGGTTCGACCTTTGCTACTTCGGCGGCTTCGGCCTGAACCTGGCTGTTTACGGGGTTTGTGACGACAGAGACCTCACCTACTTGCGACCCCTCTTCCCAGTCACCATCGTTACTGTCGTCCGGGATGTTTTCTGGTGGGAAAACAGGGTCCAACTGGTCCATCATCTCGACATCAGAAGTCTCCGAAGtagacgacgatgatgctGGTGTTGGTACAGCGACAGTGGGACGGGACAGATCTTGAGCAGAGACATAGGTCTGCAGAGGGACGGGTGATATAACTGTGGGTTGAAAGTTGCCCGTTTGCAACTTATTGTGCTGGCCATGGCTTTGGTCATTGGCTCCCAAAGTGCGTCGTCGTTTCAAAGCTTCAGAAATGGCTTTTTTCCTTTCAGCATCGGTAGTATACTTTGTACCTTTGAGGCCGGCATCTCGCTGTGCAGTTGGGGCAAATTGGACTGCCGGGCTATGGGTTGCGGTTCGGGGGGGCAAAATGTCACTGATGATTGGGGGAGGCTCCGAGCCCAAGTCGGCGGGCGGCGGCAGGGTGGGGTTTTCCTTGGCGGGGGTGGTCATACCCGTGGACGCACTCTTGTCGCGACCTCCGAAGATCCAGCTTTCTATTGAGCCATTCGCAGCAAGGTCCTGAAATTTCCGCGGCATTTGAGCCGTCATAATATTCGAGGGCTCTTTTCCAGGCCGCCTTGCTGCTGGCTACGTCGACGGAGATTCGAGAGCTGATAAAGCTGCGGTAAGCCACCACGCAGATCCTGAATGAGCGTTTGCGTCGCAACTGTAGCAATTAAAGCCTGAAACAAGCATCAGGCTGGAAAGCGTAAGTAGGtactaggtaggtaagaACTGGGTCAGCTGAGGTTTGAGGGCTTGTTAGTCGCCTGAAATGAGGTTTGAAGGATGTAGGAGTCGTCTTCTGTCCGGGATAGTGGCTTCAAACGGAAAAAAGAAGTTCTGGCTAGGCTTTAGGCACTGTTTTGTGCCTGGGCGTAAGTGGCCTGTGCGTGCTTAGCGCCTTAGTCTAAAGTAGCTTAAAAGAGAAATATCTCTTTCCTTTACTAAGCTAAATCCTTCAACCAACCTTTCcctgaaaaatatttttctaggaagaatcgaccaatcaggagctggtTACTCCTTCtagggccttggaagccctcctttctgaataccctcatcactccccccccctacacaagccgcatccccacctaccacgacgacgatggcctcgacggccccaGGAGGCTACCGcctctcgaacaactcgaagcaCGAGATCTACTTAGGCTTCTCCGAGGCCTGGAAAGCAGTgcttttcgacaacaacgtcccggctgaacaagccacgctcgagcagcggcgactCGCAGAAGAACTAGTCGCCAAAACCCACGCGAAAATGACGGCACCAGGCGCCCGGACCCCCAACTGCCTGTGgaactgcgagggctgcctggcctgcgcAGGTTCCTGCTACGACGATCCGTGTCGAAACGAGCAATGCCCCTCACACGCGGACCGCAGGGAAGACCGCCTTctcgccgacgaagccgccctcagaagggacgaggagatgggagaCTCCCTCCCAACGACCAGACCGGCCACTCCCACCCGACCGGGAGGACCGCAGGGACActaccccctcacccactgccgtcgcgcccacgcaaggcaacggcccccccccgacaacccagacagaggCTGTCCCCCTCGGACTGGATAGGCCCAACGCGCGgggcctcgaggacagcAGACACGCCGGAAAAGTCTCCCTTAGTCCAGAGATACAGTCCCTATTCGAGGACATGGAACACGACAGGACACAAGCGCTCCAAAGACAGGAGGTCCTCAGGGATATGGCGCAGAGCCTAAATGACGCCCTGACAAGACAGCTGAACGGACCCCAAACGGGTGGGCTTCTTTCTGCCAAGAAAAGGTCCTCTGGCTCTTCAGGATCCTCAAGGACATCGACGGAACCACCGGTGCGCCCGGCTCGGCCCGCAgcgcctggtcgaccagcttcgattccaagaactcctcgacaagtacaaccaggagcaccagcccagcgacagaggcccggggcccctcaaagacccccaaaCTTACCAAGACCCCGACGGGCAGCAACGCAACCAGCGTCACGTGGGCCCAGGTGGCGACGAGCGGGGCCAGCGGCAGcaagccgccagcagcgcgcggACAAGTGCCACCAGCCTGACTGCCCACGCCCCCGATCCAACAGCGGGCTGGAAAACAgtgggccgcaacaacaaggccaaccgaGAGGACGACCGCCTTTTCGTAAGGCTCCCCGACGGCCACCCGTGGAGACAGGCATCAGCGGAGGGCTTCAGAGTCGCACTCTGCCGACAGCTCGGGGCcccactcagcctcatccgctcggccaaacaagtcgacactggcttcgcgatcgtcccagccgacaagaaggcgcggaCGCAACTACTCGCCCTAGCGCCAGCCCTGACCACACACGGCGCAAAGCTTGATGAATCGGCCACCTGGCACACCTACGTAGTTCCCAGGGGTACCGAAGACGGTCaacggccttgacggcagcatcgacaccaacgacctcatggaagacgagatcctccgggccaccaaggccaaaccggtctcggcgaagaagtcgaaacacgccctacccgacgacactcacgccgactgggtcgtatccttcatcaaacccgtccctgaccacttcagactctttggcagcccgccggccagaaagatcaccagaagcgcaaaagccaaccagtgcTACAGATGCCAAGGTTACCACGACCCACGCATCTGCGATAGACAAGCCAGATGCAATAATTGCGGAactgaccacccaccagggccctgcgccaggccaccgagatgcgccaactgccacggACCACACAAGGCAGAGTTTGGAGCGtgcccggccagaccaaggacagaggggggcgtcctcaagaaaccaaccaacaggcagctcaaggccatacgCAAGGTAGGCGAGGCCCTGTACGCGGCGGCACACCcagcggaaggaaggaacaccgactcccaacccgcaacgaccaaccccccggccACAGAACCATGCCTGTGAGACCCAACGAGCCCAGGAGAGCGGCCAAAACGGACGAAAGTCCGGGCTCTCCTTCCTACAGGCCAACGTAGCTAGAAGACCAGGGGCAcacgacgccctcctcaatatggcgtgggaaaggactgccgacgtcattttggtacaggaaccatgggcacgaacccaggacggcagaagaatgaccaaaacccacagaggATACCAGCACTACACGCCAACAGAAGACTGGAACGCGGGACCCCCCAGGGCGATGGtatacatcaaaaagacacacaagGGGACCCAACAGAGCCTGGGACACGCGGGACACCGCGACGCCTGCGCGGTAGAAGCCCAAGGGATAGTCTGGGTCAGCCTATAcagggacagacttggcgacgacgaggtgctcgacctgGTCGAAAGCTGGCACCCCGGCAGACCAGCGATCATCGGAGGCGACTTCAAtgcctaccaccctacctggcaaccgggaaaggagtgcccggcggggagacgaatagctggatggctggaaaaccgcctcaccctggcATCGCTGCAGGGACCCACCAATATACACGGAAACACCATTGATCTGGTCCTCTCAACAAGCACAGGGGTAGAAGcctgggtggacgaggacacctACACCGGATCGGACCACTACACCttggcggggacggtaccaccagcaagcccacaggcaaccaagaaaggtAGACCCTACGTCCCggcccaagaggaggatagggcgctcttccgctccctgactagatggggcatgacacaagtaccgacggtagcacacacaaccaaggacctcgaccactgggccCGCTCCCTACAGAACGCCCTCGTAGGCGCGATCAAGGGAGCGGGACgcctgagaagacaagcaggaggcaccACACAATGGTGGAACGAGGAGTGCAAGGAAGCACGCGTGGCGCTGCAGCAGAGCCGCAACGACCCCACACAAGGGGAAGTAGATCGGAAGCAAATGCGCAAGACGTTCGAGACAACGgtcaaaaggcaaaaagagagtactggcaacagaagctcgagcaagcgtcctcgaacaaggacatctacgcagtggcggcatggcacaaggcaaccgacaccttcgcccccccctccgctggTCCACGGGAATAGGACCTATACGGAACCGGGGGAAAAGTTAGAGCTACTTaggagagaggtggttgaaagattcggagaagacggggacaccacagagccttgggctctcgcccaacccaccgacaccaTACAATGGGACAACACGATCTcccggaggaggcaaggagatgcacaatcgggaccacaagcacagcccCCGGCACAGACGACGTCACGGTGGACCTACTACGCGAGGTGTGGCGGGAGGtaggcgacaacatcacggccctcttcagacagtgcctcctcttaggacaccacccgctcccgtttaaagaagcggaaacggTAATGCTTAGGAAaccgggcaaagacaactatACCACGGTCAGAGCGTGGCGCCCGATCGCCCTCCTGTCGTGTATAGGGAAGGGTCTTGAGAGACTGATAGCCAGAAGGATAGGCTTCACCGCACTCAACCAAGAAGTGCTTGGCCCCACCCACATAGGGTCCCTCCCGAGGAGGTCCGCCGAGGACCTCGTTCTGTGCCTTGTACACGACGTCGAGAGagcctggggaaggggtaaggcggcggcgctcctgACAATGGACGTGCAGGGCGCCTTCGACGCGGTCAGAAAGAATAGGCTAGCAGGGAGACTAAGGCAACAGGGCTGGCCACTGAATGTCTGCGAATGGGTACACTCCTTCATGTCACACCGGAGCTCGGCCATGAGACTAGGAgactgcaccctcccccccaggAGAGTGGCGTGCGGACTCCCACAAGGgtcccctgccagcccggtcctcttcgcactcttcctacagccactggtcaaggagctggccggggcgtcggcgtacgcagacgacctcggactgctGGCCGTAAGGCAAGAACGCACAGGAGTGTGCGGCAATACTGGAAGCTacggccgaaaaggcggaggcctggggctccaggaatggcgtcgagttcgacccagccaagtgTGAGCTGCTACACCTTACGAAGAGCCGCGCAACTCCCCTGCAGTAAGGATAGGCAATACGGAGGTGACGCCGAAACAGGAGGTCCGATGGCTAGGTTTCTTCCtggaccccaaactcaaTCTTCAAAGCCCACGCTAATCGGTGGGCGACGAAGGCACTGAAAATAGCGAACCACCTGCGAGGGCTTAACAAGGTGGTCCGGGgcaccccaccaagagccacggcggaggcggtccgGGCAGTGGTCGTACCTACGGCGACGTATGGGGCGGCGACGTGGTACACCGGGGTAAGGCAGGGAGGACAAACGAATGCGGTCAACAGGGCACTTAAAtgtgcggccagggcggttgtcccGGTCTGGAGAACGACCCCCCTGGGGGCGATCTTCCGCGAGAGCGGGACCCCCCCCGCCGAAGTGGCGCTCGCCCAcgccagaatctcgatggcggcacggttcaagagcctcgacccccgccacccactgGTCCTCCGGACCCGGCCGATGCCGGAGCCACCCAGGAGGGGCCCCGGAGGCGTCTCTCGGAGAAGCAAACTAGACTGGAAGCACTTGCGACCCTACTCCCCGACTGCCCCAGGCCGCACCTAGTGCAGTGGACCCTACGGCACCCGGTgcctctgccaagaccagaaaaaCAAGGAACTGGGCAAGAGACTCCACGAACAACTGACACTCCTCGCCCCTAGGGACGAGATCCACCTGTTCAGTGACGGATCGAAGGCAGCCCCGCACGAGGActaccgaagaggacgggctggggctacgtggcgtaccaggatgggcagaagctACACGAGAAccacggaaggctcggggaatccgaggcctttgacggcgaagcggttggggcggcacacgcggtggtgtgggcgcgcgaatacatcagggcgggggcaagaccctcggcggtacggctcttcatcgacaactcggcggtacTATACGGCATCACAGGGCGCCCCTCGGACAACTCCCAGGAGGCGTTCAGGGTTATAGGATACGCGTggaaggaccaccacctgcccccctcACGGTACACTGGGCCCCAGGACATATGGGGATCCAgggaacgaggaggccgacgttcaggccggcctcgggggggcgctcccagacccaacatccccccccgccctgaccgcagtcaaggcaaaggccagggcactgaagagggaggcgtggaactcgtggtggctggcgaacaggCCGACGCGATACGCCCAGCTAATGATCCAGGACCAGGGAAACGACCCCCCGGAGCTCACGCTCGCAAGAAAgaccctacaccacctcctggcggaAAGGACGGGACACGGAGACTACGAGGAGTGCCACCTACGCTTCGGACACGACTCGTATAggacctgccgctgcggccgACCCACGGAAATCGGGCACTTCGCAGAGTGCCCGGCGGCGCGGGCCAGGGGCACTCTGAACAGCGAAATGCGAAAAGCGCTCAGGAGGCCGGATAAGCTCCTGGgcaaggactggaagaaatacgccgagtgggtggaaggctcgggagtgtacgacccagcggaggaagaagaataggacacgtgaccaggcccagattgtaatggcctgaggaaacagcggaaccacagaggagccgtaagccctcggggaccagagccctgaggcaggcaggcctctctctcctttgtaAATAACTCTCTTTTGTGACGCGAAACGCCCTGTCAGCTAGTATTAGCAGTAGTattagaagcttgggccgtccacatccccaaacgggggccaggcgaggtaggctcgggcacgtgacccctcggggccacgcgccacagttcgacccgattggacgctaatagatctctctctctctctctctctctaaaTCCTTCAACTCAGTACAGGTTTTACTTACGTTTACGCTCATGTAACGAACTCTGATCCGGAAtctctgaaagggatacatGGACCCGTGGATCACCTGGATCACCTTTCCTTCCTGTAGCTCACTATGCTCATCGTGATCCTGTCGCTCGCTCACCGGGATCACCGTGAGCTCGTCGCTTCACTTCCAATTGGTCAGTAATGATTGGCCAAGGGCATCCCGCGCCCCGTGCGTTAGCTCTTCATCCACAATTGTACAGCTCATAAATCTTTTCAAGTACTACCTTACTTACAGCAGGCCAAACAGGCAGAGCCCAGGAGCCTTTACGTAGGTAGTAGGCCGGACTACTCCTGTCGCTTATCGGCTCCAAGCACCTGCAGGGGCAAGTGCCCCAAACCCGCACCAATTGCCGGGCCGTTCCATTCTGTGTCTTTTTAACTTCTCCAACCCGAGACAAATCACCTGACTACATGGCAAAGAATTCTCAAGACTACTATCAGTTGTTTGTCTCTACTCCCTTTCGTCTGACGAGAGCACTGCAGCTACCATGGAGTTCGCACAGAGCGCCACGCAGCAAACGGAGTCCTTGGCCATCCATCATGAGCATAGCTTCCAACTACCTACCCAGCATTCCCGCTCACCGACGCCGAGAACACGGAGCGCTGATCGAAACCGGTACGGCCATCTCtcaccgaggccaaggcggcTCCAATGGGCTTT is a window from the Podospora pseudocomata strain CBS 415.72m chromosome 6, whole genome shotgun sequence genome containing:
- the PMP3_2 gene encoding plasma membrane proteolipid Pmp3 (EggNog:ENOG503P9V8; COG:S), with protein sequence MEKSPAYNYNYNNNNNNNGGMGMDTGITGGASSSSANPMQQPAYTDNTKPHTNDYYAAPPASSSAGVGAGATPTTHPVGMDHTNRDSMASTAVPPATTRTSSSSFTGSDVILLIMAIFLPPVAVFLKRGCDAHFFINILLTILAWLPGMIHAFYVVVRYPGDLGDRRARKGEGKRGI
- the TAM41 gene encoding Mitochondrial translocator assembly and maintenance protein 41 (EggNog:ENOG503NYI1; COG:S; BUSCO:EOG09263B7X) — translated: MAAPTSNRLPFLLRGRLPLRPRPTTTRPLPFGTARRYGTNVEDKNELDKETREGAQHDAAADQATDTSRSDTKSPQAIADEASSRSDSESSVVSDLKDWETNPNFKIESFSDLPHANFGVNQHIPFDAEFKEVLKAIPWAFRAPIRYAFAYGSGVFPQSKSNGKTATPEEVKAIHPKCPPAVARHQDGTPKMIDFIFGVSHTQHWHSLNMKQHRDHYSGLATLGSGAVSYVQDRMGAGVYFNPYVVVNGILIKYGVVLLKTLEEDLTNWDTLYLAGRLHKPVKILRDDPKIRLANQINLLSALRTALLLLPPKFTEEELYATIAGISYLGDPRMALPTENPSKVKNIVGNNMTNFRRLYLPLIETLPNVEFNDPGTSAKDWVWEASNLNLVQDMDPVKRGNMVRRLPKSFRSRLYFQYQRKFAIPQLEFNKMMEESKNEDSISFKRREGGGFERRIVQDDPTELRSYIREVIKQTISWPATTQSLKGPLTSGWTRTWRYLMEKMAKYREGKAKEAEEKEESEEKKA
- a CDS encoding hypothetical protein (EggNog:ENOG503PDBR) codes for the protein MTAQMPRKFQDLAANGSIESWIFGGRDKSASTGMTTPAKENPTLPPPADLGSEPPPIISDILPPRTATHSPAVQFAPTAQRDAGLKGTKYTTDAERKKAISEALKRRRTLGANDQSHGQHNKLQTGNFQPTVISPVPLQTYVSAQDLSRPTVAVPTPASSSSTSETSDVEMMDQLDPVFPPENIPDDSNDGDWEEGSQVGEVSVVTNPVNSQVQAEAAEVAKVEPHALNLTPSGRPYLRWNNESMYGTTIPDGYEWSSARPGFPWICPVRSCRKLFPAIKQLGAHFVRQHRGSLLHDNMDGTLSVRGHYAKLRDGKGQASGAKPKPGIVVSVGPLDPSEPLMVAPSLPEQGHGRYDVDNSQPPSGAGSEYSGAQSPMTSLAKPSGKPSSLYLRHFKGREPPSKGHVRTLLSLPQLPDFDWNHMRIRTNPFSDTNPRDITALILQVTEEPAPKSCGRGASGNGLFQSCVMISPRAPDDITYCTLKDRGRERAGRILRSGQGAQQDYQDPGWDDADISTSNVSEQAIGSLTANTTQTSPTVSSSDGFEFASPGRRYTEWDDDNGDPRSLCGVMIPAGYTERSGPRPFPCPIRSCETKCIKVKDLGFHFSRSHYASYLKDNGDGSFDLVGVYAPKRGNIGPSGKILHPRPSIVVAKTRPDGSVEWAANWWVLRHHMLPATAAADVPVGDEALANRSWPPKSIWDHMEAEEKTSQGAVTEENASRMAAEQQRAAEQQSPAEPMANVMAGRSLRRIPGTNRVHMNVWLPRVKTPGVMRKERQQQQYRMHTLRWPDVHQRPVPPRPKSPQAAQATAQAQQVVPQAPQVSQAEQPADIARNAAVEGVEEEHEGVSTRYKLRTRTSESGHFYPQAPPPAPAEPDESIAEEPAPPPPIVKHQRRQPKSRILEGIPSSNGVQTTGFVIAEQVLEMEDWEVAPGRIREMDPKSESIAFSKSFLSSTHAVEVCEDVAFRVDVIRSGQTFKIEGEENQIRLVSLASGKLRVKIGEEPEFVMGPHGMFKVKAGAGCTVRNRMYVEAIIHTTVLNGFS